Within Rhizobium sp. N324, the genomic segment AGGATCGATCGACATCGCGTGTCCAAATGCTGGCCGACAGTCCGTACTCATTGTCGTTGGCAAGCCGGATCGCTTCCGCCTCGTCTGAGAACCGCTGAATCGTCAGCACCGGACCAAAGGTTTCCTCTCGGATGATGGCGAGACTGTTGTCGGAGACTTCCAGAAGGGCTGGGCGGAAGAACGCTCCGCTTGCGAGCAAACCCTCTTTGATGGGACCGCCACGCTCGACCACCTTCGCCCCGGCTGCGATAGCGGCCTCGACAACACCATCGACCCGCTCGACGTTAGCGCGGTCGATCAAAGGCCCCATGTCGCTGGATGGTTCGGCGGCAGGGCCGACTTTGACGTTGCGCAACCGCTCAGCCAAGCCGTCGCGAACGGCCTCGTATTTCCCATTTTGCACGAGCAAGCGGGAGCCCGTCATGCAGAATTGGCCGCTGAAGACAGTCAGCGCCTTTTCCAGAACCGGCAAGGCGGCATCAAGGTCTGCATCGTCAAAGACGATCATCGGCGTCTTACCGCCGAGCTCCATTCCGAAGCGCTTGAGATACTTCGCGCCGGTGCTGCTGATGGCTCGGCCGGTACGTGTCGACCCGGTGAAACTGACAACCGGAACCTCCGGCGAATCCACGAGATAGGCAGAGCCCTCAGGCCCGCTCTCGAAAAACAAATTGATCACGCCATTCGGCAGGTCTTCTGCTTCGGCCATGACCTCCGCCATGACGCTCGCTGTCTGTGCTACTTGCGCCGGGAGCTTGATGACCGTGGTGCATCCAGCAGCAAGCGCTGGGGCGAGTGATCGGATCGTCAGAATAACCGGAGAGTTCCAAGGCGCAATGACCGCCGCGACCCCCATCGGTTGCCGAAGGATCAGGGAGATGCTGCCGGGCTTTGGTGCCAATGCCCGTCCACCTTCGACCAGGGCAGTCGCTGCCGAGTAGCGAAGTTTGCTCGCAACCATGTCCAATTCGAACGCGGCTTCTGCCTTCACCTTGCCGTTCTCCAGCGACAGAATTTCAAGCAGTCTGTCGCGGTTTCGTTCAAAGGCGCAGGCTAGTTGATCGAGCACACGCGCCCGCAATTCATGATCATGCGCCCACATGGTCTCACGAAAGGCTTTAGAGGCTGCTGCCACCGCAAATTTCGCTGCCTCAAGGCCATAGTCGGGGTAGTGACCGATTACGTTATAAGTCGCTGGGTCAATTGACTGTTTCAACTGACCTTCTTGGCACTGAGATCCGTTGATCCAATTGAAGGCGTTGCGGCTCGCTATGCTGTCAGGGGTCGTGGTCATATCTCTGGATCCTTCGACTTTCGAGTAATCGTCCAAGAAGGACGAGATTAGAGCCGGTTTCTCGATTGCCACCGCACAATTGCCTTTTCCATTTTCCCGACAACTGTCCTGACTGTGGGCAGGCTAACGTTGGTTACAATCGGTACGATCATGAGCGTTGCGCCCAAAACACGCAGTGGCAGTGGCCAGTTTTGCGTACGGTCGCCCACAAGCCAAATAATCAGAAGGACGCTCGGGTAGACGGCGAGCCAAACCATCACGGTCGTTTTCAAGCGTTCTAGGATCGCCTGTCGCAGCCGGGTCATTACTTGTCCGACCCGTTAGCCGGCGCGTTGGTAGATAGGGGTGCGCGAGTGAAAGACATGACTACTTCCTCCCAAAGCTAGTTCGACATTTTATGGCGATCTGCGCCAGCGTTTGCTGCCTGATATTGAACAATCGTAGTAGTTGACGGAATAGGGGTACGCGTCGCATCATACCGGACATAATGTCGTCAATCGTCACCATAGAGTCCCTCAGCGGCCTTGTCGCATTTTCAGTCGCCGTCGAAACCGGAAGTTTCGCGGCTGCGGGAAGGAAGCTCGGCCTATCCGCATCGGCCGTGGGCAAAGCGGTAGAGCGCCTTGAAGCGCGTCTAGGTCTGCGGTTGTTGAACCGTACGACCAGGTCGCTAGCCGTGACCGGCGAAGGTGACATCCTGTACCGGTACGTCACCCGTATCGTGAAAGAACTGCAAGATGCTGAGCAAGAGCTTCATCTGGTCCAGAAGGCGCCCCGAGGTCGCCTAAAGGTGAGCGTGCCCACAGTGTTAGGTCGCAAGATCGTCATGCCGGCGCTCCTTGATTTTCGAACCCGGTTTCCAGAGGTGACGACCGAAATCAGCCTCGATGACGTGAAGGTCGATATCATCGAGGGCGGATATGACGTGGTGCTGCGACTTGGAGAGCTGGACGACTCAACCTTACGCGCACGAAGGATCGGACCACATACGTTCACAACGTGCGCCTCACCCGAATATCTTGCCCACCGCGGCATTCCGCAAAGTCCAGCAGATCTCCATAATCATTGCTGTATATACTATCGTTTTCCAACCACCGGTCGGCCTGAGGTTTGGGCGTTCAAGAATTCACCCCAAGCAACGCCAATCAAGCCGTCTACGATTTTGAACGACGGCGAGGCACTTGCATCGGCCGCACTGGGTGGATTAGGAATCATTCAGGTGCCGAGCTATCTCGTGAGCGATGACATTGCGGCGGGGCGTCTCCAAGCCGTCCTCGCACATTACACGGACGAACGTGGCAGCGTTTCCCTTGTCTGGCCCCCTATGTCGGCAAGAGCGCCTAAAGTTCGCGCTTTCATTGATTTCATGGCCGAGCGCGTTTCTCAAAAGCTTTATTGAGCCCAAGATCCGTTGTCCATCGCCATCAGACAAACTGTCTGTTTAGTTTTTTATGGCTTAGCGAAAGGCCGTGAACGCGTGAAGCTAGGACTTGGAGCCGGCGTCGAAGCATTCGATCAGCATCTCGGTCAGCACTCGTACTTTCCGGGACGGGTGCTGTCCGGGAGGTCGGACCACGAATATGCCGGCCGTCGGCGGCGGGTGACGCTGCATCACCTCGACGAGCGTACCGGCGGCGACATGCTGGTCCGTCAGGCCGTTCGGAAGTCTTGCAATTCCAATTCCTTCGAGCGCGGCTGCAAGGAGCGCGACCCCGTTGTCGGCCTTGAAGCGGCCTTGCGGGCGAATGTTAAGGATCTGGTCGCCATCGGTCACCTGCCAGACTTCCGTTCCCTGCATGAGGGCTTCATGCTCGAGGAGTTCGTCCGGCGTTTCGGGGGCGCCGTTTGCGGCAATGTAGGAAGGGCTCGCTACGAATTTCCCGTAGAGAGGCCCCACGCGTCGGGCAATGAGGTTCGAGTCCGGCAGATACCCGATCCGGATGGCGCAGTCGAAACCCTCGGTGAGCAGATCGACGAAGCGGTCGGTGTAGCAGGAGTGGACATGAAGCTGCGGGTGTCGGCGCGCCATCTGAGACAAGACGGGGGCGAAGTGCGTCGGGCCGAAGGATAGCGGCACCGCAACCCGCAGGCGACCTCGAAGCTCGCCTGCCGGCAGGATCGTCTCGCGAGCGGCGTCGATTTCGGCCGTTACCCGAGCGGCATAGTCCCGGAAAGTCGTCCCTTCTTCCGTGAGTGCGATGCCCCGCGTCGTACGCGAGACGAGCTGCGCGCCAAGCTCGGCTTCGAGCCTGGCGATCCGTCTGCTGACCATGGACTTCGAGACGCCGAGGCGCTGCGCGGCAGGCGTCACACCGCCCGCATCGGCGACTTCCACAAAGGTCCTGAGATCCTCGACTTCCATTGGCGTTCCCCAACCTGCAACACGGCTTGCCTCCTTTCAGGACTACCGTATCGCGTCCTGGACTGACAAGGTCAGCGTGGATCGCTCCTTAGAGAGCGCTCGCCTTTCGTTTCAACGAACAGCCAAGGACATTGCATGACCTTTCGTAACGGCCTCAACTCGCTTCTTCGCCCGCAAGACTCGGTACTCGTTCTCATCGACCATCAGGCGTACCAACTCGCGAACGTGAACAGCCACGAACCCACGATGGTGGTCAACAACACGGTCGGACTGGCAAAGGCGGCAAAAGCCTTTGAGGTCCCGACGATCCTCACGACCGTCATCGCGGAGCGCGGCGGCAATCTCTTCCCGCAGATCGCGGACGTGTTTCCCGGCCAGGAGATCATCGACCGTACGTTCATTAACACCTGGCAGGATCCGAAGGTCGTCGATGTCGTAAAGGCGACCGGTCGCAGGCAACTGATCATCGCGGGCCTCTGGACGGAGGTATGTGTTGCCATGCCGGCAATTCAGGCAGCCGGCGAGGGCTGGGACGTCACGGTGATCACCGACGCGTCGGGGGGCGTCTCGGTTGAGGCGCACCAGATCGCGATCCAGCGCATGATCGCAGCCGGCGTCAACATGATGACCTGGCTGGCGCTCGCAGCTGAGTGGCAGCGGGACTGGGCGCGCGCCGAACAGGCTGCGAAGATCACGGACGTCATCGTCCAGCATTCAGGCGGTAGCGGGATTGCATATCTGTGGGAGCAGCAGTTGCTCAACACGGCGGCACCAAGGGCTGGCGCAGGAGTATAATCCGACGTAAACGGAGAGTGGGATGCGCTCTGTCGCAGCTTGCTCTCCCTCTACGAACGGAGATCAGGCCACAAGGAGGATGTAGAACATGAGCTGGAACCCCGCGATCGAACCCGGATGCCCTGATCAGGTCGGCGTGGACGCGATCGAAACGTTGATCGTTCCACGAGCCCGCGACCTCGGCGGTTTCGAGGTCCGACGCGCGCTACCTGCGCCGAACCGACAGATGGTCGGCCCGTTCATCTTCTTCGACCAGGCCGGCCCCGCCGAACTCCTGACCGGGCAGGGCGTCGACGTCCGGCCCCACCCTCACATCGGTCTCGGCACCGTCACCTACCTCTACCGCGGCGACTTCCACCATCGCGACAGCACTGGAGCTGACCAGATCATCAAGCCGGGCGAGCTGAACTGGATGGTCGCGGGCAGGGGTGTATCGCATTCGGAGCGCACGAGCTCGGCGGCCCGGACCGGCCCAAACAGCCTATTTGGAATCCAGACATGGCTGGCGCTGCCGGACGGGCAGGAGGACGTGGCGCCTTCTTTCGAGCACCACGGCAGGAACACGCTTCCGATGATCGAAGACAACGGCATCTCGGCGCGGCTGATCCTGGGAAATGCCTACGGCGAGCACGCTCCCGCCAGAATGTTTTCGGAGACCTTTTACGCCGACGTCAAGCTGAATCCGCTCGCGCGTCTACCCATGCCCGATGAACATGAAGATCGGGCGATCTACGTTGTCGAAGGTTCGATCTCGGTCGCCGGACAGGAGTTTGGCACGATGCAGATGATGGTATTCCGTCCCGGCGACAGTATAACCGTCGCGGCCGGCGAGCGGGGCGCCCGGATCATGATACTCGGGGGCGCAACGTTCTGTGGGCCAAGATACATCTGGTGGAATTTTGTCGCCTCGTCGATGGAACGTATCGAAGACGCCAAGGCCGAATGGCGAGCCGGAAAATGGGGCGAGGGCCGTTTCGACCTTCCTGCCGACGACCGCGGGGAGTTCATACCCTTGCCCGATTGAGTCCGCTCCTCAGCCTAAAGGCAAAGGGTCTGGGTCCGCGGCGATGCAATGAAAGTGGCGAGGTTGCGGGAGAGCGACTGTCTTCGTTGTCAAGCGTTTTGCCATGGTCGTCCGTCCCTGATGATGGCGTTGAGGATGGTGAGCAGCTTGCGCATGGTGGCGACGGTTGCGACGATCTTGGGCTCCTATTCGGGCGGTATGTCCGATGCCTTTTTCGAGACGCAAGTGTGGCTGGTCGCATTGATCATTCGGGCCGGAACGCCTTGATCAGGCGGAAGAGCTCCTCAAACAGCCGACAACAAACGCGTCCTGATTCCACCACGCCCCATCAGTCGGAGAGCCGTTTGTATTTCACGCTCTTGCGACTACGTTAAGGGCAATCTCCCTCTCACCAGGGGAAACGACCGGGAGCAAGCCATGTGCCGAAACATCAGACCTCTGTTTAATTTCGACCCGCCAGCGACGGATGAGGAGATTCATGACGCTGCGCTTCAGTTTGTGCGGAAGCTAAGCGGAGCTACCAAGCCGTCAAAACGCAACGAGGCGGCTTTCGAGCAGGCTGTCCTTACGATCGCGGAGTGCGCCAAGGAGCTGCTGAGTTCGCTGGAGACCTCTCAACCTCCTCGAAATCGAGACGAAGTCGCCGCGAAGGCGCTCGCGAGAGCAGCGAAGCGCTTCGCGTAAGATGAAGGCGCCACGCGAACTCCGCGAAATCGAGCCTGTGAAAACCCGCAACCCAGCTGTCTTGTGAAGGTGCCATCGGCGTTTGCCATCTGCAGCACAGCGATCAGAGAAACGACGTCTGGATGCACATAGCTTTTCGCTTTCGCGGGGAGCTTCACCGTTTCCTTGACAGCGGAGTACAGCTTGATCACTCAGCGGTGCGACCCTCGCGGGGCGCGCTCGCGACCTTCAGAGCCGATAACGGCTGCGTTCTTTCGCCACTTGTTCGGGACTATAGGGGTCGAGCGCGTCATCGAACCTGGTCCACCCCTCTGCTATGTAAGCGGCGCGGCGCTCAGCCGGGTCGACAAAGTTGGACCGCTTGAGGATCGCTCCCGCTTCGGGGACAAGGGCGTCTTGAACCCTTGCAGTGACCTATGAGCCACCCCGGCGGACGCCTTCGGCGTACACGCCGGAATTCGTCATCGCGCCAATGATGCGCCTGTGGCACCGCCAGCGACAGCACCGGCGGCGGTTGCCGCCAGCCAGCCAGCGGCGACGACGGGGCCAAGTCTTGGAATTGCCATCAAGGCGAGGCCGGTAAGATGTCCGCCGGTGCCGCCGCCGACGGCGCCGATACCCGCACCAGCACCCGCGCCTTCACCTGCGTTGGAATAATCGCCGTGGCGATTGGTCGGCATTATTGAAGCGCCCAGAAGCACTGCGCGAAAACGAACTTGTTCATGGGGGATATCCTCTCGTGGCGAATCTCTTTGATCCGTGCTCACCTGAATTGGAGAGACCGAACAACCATCTTGATTTTGACGGCAAAGTCCTCGGGGAAGTGGGACTGCATTGCGCGATTACATCGTCGATATCGCCCGCTCACTGCCGCGCCCGGCATGTAGCCATCCTCGATGCTCTTCATGTGCGCGGCGCGGCGAGATAGGGGATTGGATTTGCCATTTCTGCCTGCGTCAAAACCTGGCCGTCGTCTTTCAGCCATCGCGTCCTGCCCCGGCTCTGGTCCTGCCAGGCTCGCGCCGCCCACAACGGCTTTGCCGTCCTCCACTTCGTTGCGGCCCTGCGGATGCGGGCCGCGCTTGCAGCCCGGCTTTTGGACCTCCGTTCGAGGTCGCGATGGCCGCGACCTCGAACGGAGGTTCAGACATGAACAGGCAGCAATCCAATCAACGATCCGATATCTACAGCCGCATCACCACCAAGATCATCGCCGATCTCGAACAGGGCGTCCGTCCATGGACCAAGCCGTGGACGGCGGGAAGCGGGACGGCCGAGGTCAGCCGGCCACTGCGCCACAATGGCCAACCATACACCGGCATCAATGTTCTGCTCCTCTGGTCTGAAGCCATCGCCCGCGGCTTCGCATCACCAAGGTGGATGACGTTTCGTCAGGCAATCGAGCTTGGCGGCGCCGTTCGCAGGGGCGAAACCGGCACGACCGTCGTCTTTGCCAGCTCTTTCATTCGCGCCGAGAGGACGGAGACAGGCGCCGAAATCGAACGGGATATCCCCTTTCTCAAAACCTACACCGTGTTCAACACCGATCAGATCACCGGGCTCAATGGCCTTGCCCATTCCATCGCGCCTGACCAGGATTGGATGAGCCGCATCGGTGCTGCCGGCCGCTTCTTTGCCAATACCGGCGCCCTGATCCGCCACGGTGGATCGGCGGCCTATTATGCTCCTGCTCGGGACTACATCCAGATGCCATGCGTCGACGCCTTCCGGCACGATGCCTCCTACGTCGCCGTCCTCAGTCACGAGATGACGCACTGGACCGCTGCACCGCGAAGGCTCGATCGGGATCTGAGCCGCTACGCGAAAGACAGGAGCGAACGCGCCCGCGAAGAGCTCATTGCCGAACTTGGCAGCTGCTTTCTCTGCGCCGATCTTGGTGTCGTTCCAGAGCTCGAACCGCGCCCCGACCACGCGAGCTATCTCGACAGCTGGCTCAAGGTTCTCGGCAACGACAAGCGCGCCATCTTTTCAGCGGCAGCTCATGCGCAACGGGCCGTCGACTACCTGCATGACCTGCAGCCGGATCTCAACAAGGAGGAGGCGGCTTGAGCCGCCTCCTTATTGGCCCACATCATGAGCCGCCAAGGCTTGCCATCGGATGCTCATCGGAAAACAAGTCCTGCTATTGCGAATTTGCACGCAGTGAACTCTATGCTCCGGGTTCGTCGTGCCCGGACGACTCTCTGAGTGGGGATGAGGAGCTTCATCCTCGTTCAAAAAACGCGAAGCCTATCTCAGAAAGATGTCACGCTATCTGACCGCGGTTCCCATCACCGTGCGATCGCAGCGCGTCACGGCGCAATAGATTTGGTAACGACTCCCCAGCCCACTCGAACAGGCAAACCGCACCCAAGCTCGCGAAAAGCTACAAGGGCAAGACTATGAAGCGGAGCGTGAGAAGTTCCATGTCGCCGACGATGCCAATGGAAAGTATCTGGTCGGCGCGGCCGCAACCGTCGTCGCGCGGTGAGGTCAGGCCCTTATGTGCCTTTCACTCGGGATCGGAAGCGTCTGATACGAGCGCGGCTGCCGCAGCTCGCGTCAGAGCACCACAGTCGTCGCCCACTCTTGGATTGATCAACAAACAGCCATCCACAGTTGCTGCCCTTGCACTCACGCACCGCGCGCCGCCGATTGCGCTCCAGCAACAGATCGATCGCCTTGATCGCAAAGAGCTGGACCAGTTGGGGAAGATCGTCAAAGGGTGAAGTCCACGCATAACCAGCTTCATTTGCCGCGAGGACCTGATGGGCCCGGCCGCGTCGCGCCCAGTCCTCCACGAGGTGAAGATCTGCGATTGGGTGGGGCTCTCCGGCGCCTTCGGAAAGAAAGAGCCGGTAGATCGATTCACGCAATGTCAGAGCGTCTGCCAGCGCTGCAGCCGCCTTCGTCGCATCGTTTTCCGCCTGCCTGCGAAGACGCGCCGCCGCTTGTTGATCGACAAGGTCCAGCCGTTCGGCCAGGACAAGCAAATCGTCGAATGACCGCAGAAAGTCCGGCCCCCAGCGGCCGCGCCGGCTGTCCACGGTATTGGCGAGGTCGAGGGCCGGATGACCGCCGCTCAGGCGCATGTCAGCTGTCGAATTGGCCATGCCTGGAACAACTCCCGGAGAATAAAGTTGTAACGGTATAAATGGTCTTTAACCGTTACAATCGCAAGGCCGGAACATGTCTAGGCGCAATTTTCTGAAATTTGCTGTTTTATGCTGCGTATGGGGGCTGACCTGGATCGCCGTCAAGCTCGGTGTCGAAACGGTGCCCCCGATGGTGTTTGCCGCAACGCGATTCATGGTGGCAGGTGCTGCCTTCATCGTGTTGGCGTGGGCGAGAGGACAAGGAAAAGCCGTCGCAAAGGCGGATATAAGACGCCTGATCATTGTCAGTCTGCTGATGATCACGCTTTGCTACGGGCCGTTGTTCTGGGGCATGCAGTTCGTGCCTTCGGGGACCGCAGCGGTTCTGGAGATGT encodes:
- a CDS encoding aldehyde dehydrogenase family protein, which encodes MTTTPDSIASRNAFNWINGSQCQEGQLKQSIDPATYNVIGHYPDYGLEAAKFAVAAASKAFRETMWAHDHELRARVLDQLACAFERNRDRLLEILSLENGKVKAEAAFELDMVASKLRYSAATALVEGGRALAPKPGSISLILRQPMGVAAVIAPWNSPVILTIRSLAPALAAGCTTVIKLPAQVAQTASVMAEVMAEAEDLPNGVINLFFESGPEGSAYLVDSPEVPVVSFTGSTRTGRAISSTGAKYLKRFGMELGGKTPMIVFDDADLDAALPVLEKALTVFSGQFCMTGSRLLVQNGKYEAVRDGLAERLRNVKVGPAAEPSSDMGPLIDRANVERVDGVVEAAIAAGAKVVERGGPIKEGLLASGAFFRPALLEVSDNSLAIIREETFGPVLTIQRFSDEAEAIRLANDNEYGLSASIWTRDVDRSLRVAQALEAGSVWINDWAKVYDGTEEGGFKQSGLGRLNGLAALDDFIEHKHIALKPGLTQR
- a CDS encoding LysR family transcriptional regulator codes for the protein MSSIVTIESLSGLVAFSVAVETGSFAAAGRKLGLSASAVGKAVERLEARLGLRLLNRTTRSLAVTGEGDILYRYVTRIVKELQDAEQELHLVQKAPRGRLKVSVPTVLGRKIVMPALLDFRTRFPEVTTEISLDDVKVDIIEGGYDVVLRLGELDDSTLRARRIGPHTFTTCASPEYLAHRGIPQSPADLHNHCCIYYRFPTTGRPEVWAFKNSPQATPIKPSTILNDGEALASAALGGLGIIQVPSYLVSDDIAAGRLQAVLAHYTDERGSVSLVWPPMSARAPKVRAFIDFMAERVSQKLY
- a CDS encoding LysR family transcriptional regulator; its protein translation is MEVEDLRTFVEVADAGGVTPAAQRLGVSKSMVSRRIARLEAELGAQLVSRTTRGIALTEEGTTFRDYAARVTAEIDAARETILPAGELRGRLRVAVPLSFGPTHFAPVLSQMARRHPQLHVHSCYTDRFVDLLTEGFDCAIRIGYLPDSNLIARRVGPLYGKFVASPSYIAANGAPETPDELLEHEALMQGTEVWQVTDGDQILNIRPQGRFKADNGVALLAAALEGIGIARLPNGLTDQHVAAGTLVEVMQRHPPPTAGIFVVRPPGQHPSRKVRVLTEMLIECFDAGSKS
- a CDS encoding hydrolase, whose product is MTFRNGLNSLLRPQDSVLVLIDHQAYQLANVNSHEPTMVVNNTVGLAKAAKAFEVPTILTTVIAERGGNLFPQIADVFPGQEIIDRTFINTWQDPKVVDVVKATGRRQLIIAGLWTEVCVAMPAIQAAGEGWDVTVITDASGGVSVEAHQIAIQRMIAAGVNMMTWLALAAEWQRDWARAEQAAKITDVIVQHSGGSGIAYLWEQQLLNTAAPRAGAGV
- a CDS encoding pirin family protein; translated protein: MSWNPAIEPGCPDQVGVDAIETLIVPRARDLGGFEVRRALPAPNRQMVGPFIFFDQAGPAELLTGQGVDVRPHPHIGLGTVTYLYRGDFHHRDSTGADQIIKPGELNWMVAGRGVSHSERTSSAARTGPNSLFGIQTWLALPDGQEDVAPSFEHHGRNTLPMIEDNGISARLILGNAYGEHAPARMFSETFYADVKLNPLARLPMPDEHEDRAIYVVEGSISVAGQEFGTMQMMVFRPGDSITVAAGERGARIMILGGATFCGPRYIWWNFVASSMERIEDAKAEWRAGKWGEGRFDLPADDRGEFIPLPD
- a CDS encoding DUF2277 domain-containing protein; translated protein: MCRNIRPLFNFDPPATDEEIHDAALQFVRKLSGATKPSKRNEAAFEQAVLTIAECAKELLSSLETSQPPRNRDEVAAKALARAAKRFA
- a CDS encoding ArdC family protein, with amino-acid sequence MNRQQSNQRSDIYSRITTKIIADLEQGVRPWTKPWTAGSGTAEVSRPLRHNGQPYTGINVLLLWSEAIARGFASPRWMTFRQAIELGGAVRRGETGTTVVFASSFIRAERTETGAEIERDIPFLKTYTVFNTDQITGLNGLAHSIAPDQDWMSRIGAAGRFFANTGALIRHGGSAAYYAPARDYIQMPCVDAFRHDASYVAVLSHEMTHWTAAPRRLDRDLSRYAKDRSERAREELIAELGSCFLCADLGVVPELEPRPDHASYLDSWLKVLGNDKRAIFSAAAHAQRAVDYLHDLQPDLNKEEAA
- a CDS encoding CGNR zinc finger domain-containing protein, with product MANSTADMRLSGGHPALDLANTVDSRRGRWGPDFLRSFDDLLVLAERLDLVDQQAAARLRRQAENDATKAAAALADALTLRESIYRLFLSEGAGEPHPIADLHLVEDWARRGRAHQVLAANEAGYAWTSPFDDLPQLVQLFAIKAIDLLLERNRRRAVRECKGSNCGWLFVDQSKSGRRLWCSDASCGSRARIRRFRSRVKGT